From Hymenobacter sedentarius, a single genomic window includes:
- a CDS encoding deoxyhypusine synthase family protein produces the protein MQVTNFLRHHFRHFNAAALIDAADGYNKHLADGGKMMITLAGAMSTAELGIQLAELIRQDKVQIISCTGANLEEDIFNLVAHDFYERVPHYRDLTAADETALLKRHMNRVTDTCIPEEEAMRRIEHTVLKFWEKADKAGESYFPHEFFYQILLSGELEQYYQIDPKNSWMLAAAEKNLPIICPGWEDSTLGNIYAGHVMTGDVQNVHTMRTGIQYMMYLADWYTAQATHDSKVGFFQIGGGIAGDFPICVVPMLHQDLGRHEVPLWGYFCQISDSTTSYGSYSGAVPNEKITWGKLGEHTPKYIIESDATIVAPLVFAIVLGQ, from the coding sequence ATGCAAGTAACCAACTTCCTTCGCCACCACTTCCGTCACTTCAACGCCGCCGCGCTCATCGACGCGGCCGACGGCTACAACAAGCACCTCGCCGATGGTGGCAAAATGATGATAACCCTGGCTGGCGCCATGAGCACTGCCGAACTGGGCATTCAGCTGGCCGAGCTGATTCGGCAGGACAAAGTGCAAATCATCAGCTGCACCGGCGCCAACCTGGAGGAGGACATTTTCAACCTCGTGGCCCACGATTTCTACGAGCGGGTGCCGCACTACCGCGACCTCACCGCCGCCGACGAAACCGCGCTCCTCAAGCGCCACATGAACCGCGTCACCGACACCTGCATCCCCGAAGAAGAGGCCATGCGCCGCATCGAGCACACCGTGCTCAAGTTCTGGGAAAAGGCCGACAAAGCCGGCGAGTCGTACTTCCCCCACGAATTCTTCTACCAGATTCTGCTCTCGGGCGAGCTGGAGCAGTACTACCAGATTGACCCCAAAAACTCCTGGATGCTGGCCGCGGCCGAGAAAAACCTGCCCATCATCTGCCCGGGCTGGGAAGACTCCACCCTTGGCAACATCTACGCCGGCCACGTGATGACCGGCGACGTGCAAAACGTGCACACCATGCGCACCGGCATCCAGTACATGATGTACCTGGCCGACTGGTACACCGCCCAGGCCACCCACGACAGCAAAGTGGGCTTCTTCCAGATTGGCGGCGGCATTGCCGGCGACTTCCCCATCTGCGTGGTGCCCATGCTGCACCAGGACCTCGGCCGCCACGAAGTGCCACTGTGGGGCTACTTCTGCCAGATTTCGGACTCTACCACCAGCTACGGCAGCTACTCTGGTGCCGTGCCCAACGAGAAAATCACCTGGGGCAAGCTGGGCGAGCACACCCCGAAATACATCATCGAGTCGGACGCGACCATCGTAGCGCCACTGGTGTTTGCCATCGTGCTGGGGCAGTAA
- the hslV gene encoding ATP-dependent protease subunit HslV, producing the protein MTRIRSTTVLGVRHNGEVALGADGQATMDKHVAKSNVRKIRKLQDGKIVTGFAGSTADAFMLLDKFDEKLNGYGGNLKRAAIELAKEWRKDQYLRKLEAMMVVADKDELLILSGTGDVLEPDSDVAAIGSGAMYAQAAALALKKHAPHLSARQMVEDALHIAADICIYTNHNLMIEQPV; encoded by the coding sequence ATGACCAGAATACGCTCCACTACCGTCCTCGGCGTGCGCCACAACGGCGAAGTGGCCCTCGGGGCCGATGGCCAAGCCACCATGGACAAGCACGTGGCCAAGAGCAACGTGCGCAAAATCCGCAAGCTGCAAGACGGCAAAATCGTGACCGGTTTTGCCGGCTCCACGGCCGATGCCTTCATGCTGCTCGACAAATTCGACGAGAAGTTGAACGGCTACGGCGGCAACCTCAAGCGCGCCGCCATTGAGCTAGCCAAGGAATGGCGCAAAGACCAGTACCTGCGCAAGCTGGAAGCCATGATGGTGGTGGCCGACAAGGACGAGCTGCTCATCCTTAGCGGCACCGGCGACGTACTAGAGCCCGACTCCGACGTGGCCGCCATCGGCAGCGGCGCCATGTACGCCCAGGCCGCCGCGCTGGCGCTCAAGAAACACGCCCCGCACCTGTCGGCCCGGCAAATGGTGGAAGACGCCCTCCACATTGCCGCCGACATCTGCATTTACACCAATCATAACCTGATGATTGAGCAGCCGGTGTAG
- the menB gene encoding 1,4-dihydroxy-2-naphthoyl-CoA synthase, producing MSETIQWSPIKEFREILFTQYGGIAKISINRPQVHNAFTPLTVQEMIEAMNICRDRTDIGVIILTGEGGRAFCSGGDQSVRGHGGYVGEDAMPRLNVLDLQRIIRTIPKPVIAMVAGWAIGGGHVLHVVCDLTIAAENARFGQTGPNVGSFDGGFGASYLARVVGQKKAREIWFLCDQYDAQEALDMGLVNKVVPLDKLEETTVAWCHKILQKSPLSLRMLKSSFNAELDGQAGIQELAGNATLLYYLSDEAKEGRNAYMEKRQPDFSKFPKFP from the coding sequence ATGTCAGAAACCATTCAGTGGAGCCCCATTAAGGAGTTCCGCGAAATCCTGTTCACGCAGTACGGCGGCATCGCCAAAATCAGCATCAACCGGCCGCAGGTGCACAACGCCTTCACGCCGCTCACGGTGCAGGAGATGATTGAGGCGATGAACATCTGCCGCGACCGCACCGACATCGGCGTCATCATCCTCACCGGCGAGGGCGGCCGGGCCTTCTGCTCGGGCGGCGACCAGAGCGTGCGCGGCCACGGCGGCTACGTGGGCGAAGACGCCATGCCCCGCCTCAACGTGCTCGATTTGCAGCGCATCATCCGCACCATTCCCAAGCCCGTGATTGCCATGGTGGCCGGCTGGGCCATTGGCGGCGGCCACGTGCTTCACGTGGTGTGCGACCTGACCATCGCGGCCGAAAACGCCCGTTTTGGCCAGACCGGCCCCAACGTGGGCTCGTTCGACGGCGGCTTTGGCGCTTCCTACCTCGCCCGCGTGGTGGGCCAGAAAAAAGCCCGCGAAATCTGGTTCTTGTGCGACCAGTACGATGCCCAGGAAGCCCTCGACATGGGCCTCGTGAACAAAGTAGTGCCACTGGATAAGCTGGAAGAAACCACCGTGGCCTGGTGCCACAAGATTCTGCAGAAAAGCCCGCTCTCGCTGCGCATGCTCAAGTCGTCGTTCAATGCCGAACTCGACGGGCAGGCTGGCATTCAGGAGCTGGCCGGCAACGCCACGCTGCTCTACTACCTCTCCGACGAAGCCAAGGAAGGCCGCAACGCCTACATGGAAAAGCGCCAACCCGACTTCTCGAAGTTTCCAAAATTTCCGTAA
- a CDS encoding chorismate-binding protein: MNTPNFRQLRWPAAAAGLDAQARLRHVVAGALRTNRPVAVWREPGAAEPRLLVARSLEAAYTGLPPALDAQAPAGFAFFPFRDSDHNPALFLPADVLYDAAQPETVAVSALARDLVPALTAWLAAPTVEELSWHYGAQPVPHAATEAEYTALVRTGVAAIEEKEVVKVVSSRAARRPLPPKFDSLAAFAGLSQRYPQAFVSLVSVPGVGTWLGATPEILAEVTADGTFRTMALAATQPLTADVTPRTAIWRQKEIEEQALVARYIVSCFKQLRLREYQETGPRTVVAGELLHLRTDFEVNLQHVPFPSLGTDMLRLLHPTSAVGGMPKVAAMDFLHKHEGYDRAYYSGFLGPVNVAAPGIARLYVNLRCLQLRADEAILYAGTGLTVDSDPEQEWQETEMKLQTVGTVVAAAS; the protein is encoded by the coding sequence ATGAACACCCCCAACTTCCGGCAACTGCGGTGGCCCGCCGCGGCCGCCGGCCTCGATGCCCAAGCCCGCCTGCGCCACGTGGTGGCCGGCGCCTTGCGCACGAACCGGCCGGTAGCCGTGTGGCGCGAGCCCGGCGCCGCCGAGCCCCGGCTGCTGGTGGCCCGCTCCCTGGAAGCGGCCTACACCGGCTTGCCGCCCGCGCTCGATGCCCAGGCTCCGGCCGGCTTTGCCTTTTTCCCCTTCCGCGATTCCGACCACAACCCGGCGCTGTTTCTGCCCGCCGATGTGCTCTACGACGCCGCCCAGCCCGAAACCGTGGCTGTCTCGGCCCTGGCTCGTGACCTGGTACCGGCCCTCACGGCCTGGCTCGCCGCGCCGACAGTGGAAGAGTTGAGCTGGCACTACGGCGCGCAGCCTGTACCCCACGCCGCCACTGAAGCCGAGTACACCGCATTGGTGCGCACCGGTGTGGCCGCCATCGAGGAGAAGGAAGTGGTAAAAGTGGTGTCGTCTCGCGCTGCCCGCCGGCCTTTGCCCCCGAAATTCGACTCGCTCGCTGCCTTTGCCGGCCTAAGCCAGAGGTATCCGCAGGCGTTTGTGTCGCTGGTGAGTGTGCCCGGCGTGGGCACCTGGCTGGGGGCCACGCCCGAAATCCTGGCCGAAGTGACCGCCGATGGCACGTTCCGGACCATGGCCCTGGCCGCCACCCAGCCCCTCACGGCCGACGTGACGCCGCGCACGGCCATCTGGCGTCAGAAAGAAATCGAAGAGCAGGCCCTGGTGGCGCGCTACATTGTGAGCTGCTTCAAGCAGTTGCGGCTGCGCGAATACCAGGAAACCGGCCCGCGCACCGTGGTGGCCGGTGAGTTGCTCCACCTGCGCACTGATTTTGAGGTGAACTTGCAGCACGTGCCGTTCCCCTCGCTGGGCACCGACATGCTGCGGCTGCTACACCCCACCTCCGCCGTGGGCGGCATGCCGAAAGTGGCCGCCATGGACTTTCTGCACAAACACGAAGGCTACGACCGCGCCTACTACAGCGGCTTTCTGGGCCCAGTAAACGTGGCCGCACCCGGCATCGCCCGCCTCTACGTGAACTTACGCTGCCTGCAGCTGCGCGCCGACGAAGCCATCCTCTACGCCGGCACCGGCCTGACCGTGGATTCGGACCCGGAGCAGGAATGGCAGGAAACCGAAATGAAATTGCAAACGGTGGGGACTGTGGTTGCGGCGGCTTCGTAA
- the menD gene encoding 2-succinyl-5-enolpyruvyl-6-hydroxy-3-cyclohexene-1-carboxylic-acid synthase, which yields MTIQAVFNVAEICAQHGITDVVLSPGSRSAPLTLAFARHPALTVRVVPDERAAAFIGLGIAQAQRRAVALVCTSGTAGLNYAPAVAEAFFQHIPLVIFTADRPPEWIDQLDGQTIRQRNLYGAHAKGEFEFPVDTSHADAKWHSARIVNEAINLAQAAPAGPVQVNVPLREPFYPKAGEEVGYEKDVKIIQTLQDACFPATQELKSLVSEFNAAPRVLLVFGQQPRQPWHDEFELSAQNDRDNYVAVADIISNVNQQNEGCYSIINLHDVFLAGATATLKEALQPALLITCGQSLISKSLKQFLRRFPAAQHWHIQPAGPVADTFGQLTKIIRADPSEFIPELLKKVQHTEAQPLELRNQRSNFRQSWAASEIAAYKLLRKEVYSFEHVPFNEFSIFGLLLHWVQQETALHLANSMAVRYANILSLPQGEERNIEVFANRGTSGIDGCNSTAVGAALAQPNRPVVLLTGDVAFFYDRNAFWHNYPTPNLRVVLFNNHGGGIFRIIDGPRQQPELDEFFETRQTLTAENTARDFGLRYFPVSSFEELEAALPVFFAPDGGAAILEVMTDSRTNAAFFEQYRAAVKQAFA from the coding sequence ATGACCATTCAAGCTGTATTCAACGTTGCTGAAATCTGTGCGCAGCACGGCATTACCGACGTCGTACTGTCGCCCGGCTCGCGCTCAGCCCCGCTTACGCTGGCCTTTGCCCGTCACCCGGCCCTGACGGTGCGCGTGGTGCCCGACGAACGCGCGGCGGCCTTCATTGGGCTGGGTATTGCGCAGGCGCAGCGGCGGGCAGTGGCACTGGTTTGTACCTCCGGCACGGCCGGGCTCAACTACGCACCAGCCGTGGCCGAGGCATTTTTTCAGCACATTCCGCTGGTGATTTTTACCGCCGACCGGCCGCCGGAATGGATAGACCAGCTTGACGGCCAGACCATCCGGCAGCGCAACCTCTACGGGGCCCACGCCAAGGGCGAATTTGAATTCCCGGTGGACACCTCGCACGCCGATGCCAAATGGCATTCGGCTCGCATCGTAAACGAGGCCATCAATCTGGCCCAGGCCGCGCCCGCCGGACCGGTGCAGGTGAATGTGCCGCTGCGGGAGCCGTTTTATCCGAAGGCGGGCGAGGAAGTTGGATATGAGAAGGATGTGAAAATTATCCAAACTCTTCAGGATGCCTGTTTTCCTGCAACACAAGAATTGAAGAGCCTTGTATCGGAGTTCAATGCAGCACCTCGTGTTTTGCTTGTTTTCGGCCAACAACCGCGTCAGCCCTGGCATGACGAGTTTGAATTGTCGGCGCAAAATGACCGTGATAATTACGTCGCGGTAGCTGATATTATTAGTAATGTCAATCAACAAAACGAAGGCTGTTATTCAATCATCAATCTTCATGATGTTTTTTTAGCGGGTGCCACTGCAACATTAAAAGAAGCGTTACAACCGGCGTTGTTGATTACTTGCGGGCAGTCATTAATCTCCAAGTCGTTAAAGCAGTTTTTGCGTCGGTTTCCTGCTGCACAGCACTGGCATATTCAGCCAGCCGGGCCCGTAGCTGATACTTTTGGCCAGCTAACCAAAATAATACGGGCCGACCCTTCGGAATTTATTCCGGAGTTATTGAAAAAAGTCCAGCATACAGAAGCACAGCCACTTGAGCTACGCAATCAACGAAGCAATTTCCGGCAAAGCTGGGCTGCAAGCGAAATAGCAGCTTACAAATTACTCCGTAAGGAAGTATACTCCTTTGAGCACGTTCCTTTTAATGAATTCAGCATCTTCGGCTTGCTACTTCACTGGGTGCAACAAGAAACTGCTCTGCATTTAGCTAATAGCATGGCGGTGCGCTACGCCAATATATTGAGCTTACCGCAAGGAGAAGAGAGAAACATAGAGGTCTTCGCCAACCGCGGCACCAGCGGTATCGACGGCTGCAACTCCACGGCCGTGGGCGCGGCGCTGGCCCAGCCCAACCGGCCAGTGGTGCTGCTTACCGGTGATGTGGCGTTTTTCTACGACCGCAACGCGTTCTGGCACAATTACCCCACGCCCAACCTGCGCGTGGTGCTGTTCAATAACCACGGCGGTGGCATCTTCCGTATCATCGACGGGCCGCGGCAGCAGCCCGAGCTGGACGAGTTTTTTGAGACGCGCCAGACGCTCACGGCCGAGAACACGGCCCGGGATTTTGGCTTGCGCTACTTCCCGGTTTCATCGTTTGAAGAACTTGAAGCCGCGCTGCCGGTTTTCTTTGCACCCGACGGTGGAGCTGCAATTCTGGAAGTGATGACCGATAGCCGCACCAACGCCGCTTTTTTTGAACAGTACCGCGCCGCGGTCAAACAAGCTTTCGCATAA
- a CDS encoding hotdog fold thioesterase — protein sequence MTLEEVKRWTASRPTLADALGIEITAVGADYIEGRMPVDGRTHQPMGLLHGGASVAFAETLGSIAAATRVDRTKQATVGLEINANHLKGVRDGWVRGRATPVHVGRSTQVWEIRISHEETGALVCISRITMAVIDLPAAPPIPA from the coding sequence ATGACATTGGAAGAAGTGAAGCGCTGGACGGCTTCCCGCCCAACCCTGGCCGATGCCCTCGGCATTGAAATTACCGCCGTTGGCGCAGACTACATCGAAGGGCGCATGCCGGTAGATGGCCGCACCCACCAGCCCATGGGCCTGCTGCACGGCGGCGCGTCGGTGGCGTTTGCCGAAACCCTAGGCAGCATCGCTGCCGCCACGCGCGTTGACCGTACCAAACAGGCCACCGTGGGCCTGGAAATCAACGCCAATCACCTCAAAGGAGTTCGCGACGGCTGGGTGCGGGGCCGCGCCACGCCGGTGCACGTAGGGCGCAGCACGCAGGTGTGGGAAATCCGCATCAGCCACGAAGAAACCGGCGCGCTGGTGTGCATCAGCCGCATCACCATGGCTGTGATTGACCTGCCGGCTGCGCCCCCAATCCCGGCCTAA
- a CDS encoding pyruvate dehydrogenase complex dihydrolipoamide acetyltransferase, whose translation MAEIIKMPKMSDTMTEGTIAAWLKKVGDKVKSGDILAEVETDKATMELENYEDGTLLYIGPKEKESVVVDGVLAIVGKEGEDFSALLAQPQGGQSGGAAPAAEAPKPEAAPAPAPAAPAPQTAPAAAPAPAAAAPAAPANGKKATVVRMPKMSDTMTEGTIASWLKNVGDKVKSGDILAEVETDKATMELENYEDGTLLYTGPKAGEAVPVDGILAIIGEEGADVQALLGGQSGGAAAAPAPEAPKAAEAPAAPAATPAAPAAQPAAVTPAQAAAPAGRILASPLAKSIAKERGINLAQVVGSGDNGRIVQRDVENFQPSAAPVPQAAPAAAPSPTAAPAAAAPQAAPSAPAATEGTYTDTPVSQMRKVIAKRLSESLFTAPHFYLTMEINMDKAMEARVRLNELSPIKLSFNDLVLKSAAVALRQHPVVNSSWLGDKIRQNKLINIGVAVAVDEGLLVPVIRNADQKGLSQIATEVKELAGKAKSKKLQPAEWEGSTFTISNLGMFGIDEFTAIINPPDACILAVGGIKQTPIVKDGQIVVGNIMKVTLSCDHRVVDGATGAAFLQTLKGLLEDPMRMLI comes from the coding sequence ATGGCCGAAATCATAAAAATGCCCAAAATGAGTGACACGATGACCGAAGGGACCATCGCGGCCTGGCTCAAGAAAGTGGGTGATAAAGTTAAATCCGGTGATATCCTGGCCGAAGTCGAAACCGACAAGGCCACCATGGAGCTGGAGAATTACGAAGACGGCACCTTGCTCTACATTGGGCCGAAGGAAAAAGAATCGGTAGTAGTAGACGGCGTTCTGGCCATTGTAGGCAAGGAAGGCGAAGATTTTTCGGCCCTGCTCGCCCAGCCCCAAGGCGGCCAAAGCGGCGGTGCTGCTCCGGCGGCGGAGGCTCCCAAGCCCGAGGCTGCTCCGGCTCCGGCCCCCGCGGCACCTGCGCCGCAAACTGCTCCCGCCGCTGCTCCTGCGCCAGCTGCAGCAGCTCCGGCCGCGCCGGCCAACGGTAAGAAAGCCACCGTGGTGCGCATGCCTAAAATGAGCGACACCATGACCGAAGGCACCATTGCCTCCTGGCTCAAGAATGTAGGCGACAAGGTGAAATCGGGTGATATTCTGGCCGAAGTCGAGACCGACAAAGCCACGATGGAGCTGGAAAACTACGAGGATGGTACCCTGCTTTACACCGGCCCCAAAGCCGGCGAAGCCGTGCCCGTCGACGGCATCCTAGCCATCATCGGCGAAGAAGGTGCCGACGTTCAGGCCCTGCTGGGCGGCCAGAGCGGCGGTGCTGCTGCGGCGCCCGCCCCCGAAGCGCCTAAAGCTGCTGAAGCGCCGGCCGCACCCGCTGCAACCCCAGCCGCCCCGGCAGCCCAACCTGCTGCCGTGACTCCGGCTCAAGCCGCTGCGCCTGCTGGCCGCATCCTGGCCTCGCCGCTGGCCAAGAGCATTGCCAAAGAGCGAGGCATCAACCTGGCCCAGGTAGTGGGCTCCGGCGACAACGGCCGCATTGTGCAGCGCGATGTGGAGAACTTCCAGCCCTCGGCTGCTCCCGTCCCGCAAGCTGCTCCGGCCGCCGCTCCCAGCCCAACGGCTGCTCCGGCTGCTGCCGCCCCACAAGCGGCCCCCAGCGCTCCGGCAGCCACCGAAGGCACCTACACCGATACCCCCGTATCGCAGATGCGCAAGGTGATTGCCAAGCGCCTCTCCGAAAGCCTGTTCACGGCCCCGCATTTCTATCTCACGATGGAAATCAACATGGACAAAGCTATGGAAGCCCGCGTGCGCTTGAACGAGCTGTCGCCCATCAAGCTGTCGTTTAATGACCTGGTGTTGAAATCAGCGGCCGTGGCCCTACGCCAGCACCCGGTGGTAAACTCTTCGTGGCTCGGCGATAAAATCCGCCAGAACAAGCTCATCAACATCGGCGTGGCCGTGGCTGTAGACGAAGGCCTGCTGGTGCCCGTGATTCGCAACGCTGACCAGAAAGGCCTGTCGCAAATCGCCACCGAGGTAAAGGAATTGGCCGGCAAAGCCAAGAGCAAGAAGCTGCAGCCCGCCGAGTGGGAGGGCAGCACCTTCACCATCTCCAACCTGGGCATGTTCGGCATCGACGAATTTACGGCCATCATCAACCCGCCCGATGCCTGCATCCTGGCCGTGGGCGGCATCAAGCAGACGCCCATCGTGAAAGACGGCCAAATTGTGGTCGGCAACATCATGAAGGTGACCCTGAGCTGCGACCACCGCGTGGTGGACGGCGCCACCGGCGCCGCCTTCCTCCAGACCCTGAAAGGCCTGCTGGAAGACCCCATGCGCATGCTGATTTGA
- a CDS encoding histidine phosphatase family protein produces the protein MHVHAKLPLNVKARTIFLLRHGQTDYNVQGIVQGSGVDSSLNDTGRRQAAQFFEAYKHMPFDKIYTSALRRTHESVQQFLDLGLPHEAHAGLNEISWGVREGTRITLDEDAEYRQVLAGWAAGNTHARLTGGESPEEVAARQRPFIELLKSREEEQTVLICMHGRAMRVMLCQLLNYPLSYMEGFEHSNLCLYKLEYTGSMFTVKNFLDVSHLQVPA, from the coding sequence ATGCATGTTCACGCAAAACTACCACTCAACGTGAAGGCCCGGACCATCTTTCTGCTGCGCCACGGCCAAACCGACTACAACGTGCAGGGCATAGTGCAGGGCAGCGGCGTCGATTCGAGCCTGAACGATACCGGCCGGCGCCAGGCCGCGCAGTTTTTCGAGGCCTACAAGCACATGCCCTTCGACAAAATCTACACGTCGGCGCTGCGGCGCACGCACGAGTCGGTGCAGCAGTTCCTGGACCTGGGCCTACCCCACGAAGCCCACGCCGGGCTGAACGAAATCAGCTGGGGCGTGCGCGAAGGCACCCGCATTACCCTCGACGAAGACGCCGAATACCGCCAGGTGCTGGCCGGCTGGGCCGCCGGCAACACCCACGCGCGCCTCACGGGGGGCGAAAGTCCCGAGGAAGTAGCCGCCCGCCAGCGCCCGTTTATTGAACTGCTCAAATCCCGGGAAGAAGAACAAACGGTGCTTATCTGCATGCACGGCCGGGCCATGCGCGTGATGCTCTGCCAGCTGCTCAACTACCCGCTGAGCTACATGGAGGGCTTCGAGCACAGCAACTTATGTCTCTACAAGCTGGAGTACACCGGCAGCATGTTTACGGTGAAGAATTTCCTTGACGTGTCGCATCTGCAGGTGCCGGCTTAA
- a CDS encoding M20/M25/M40 family metallo-hydrolase yields MRFFTLLLLLNSWAGIAAAQSPALLQAYARTSAVSGREEEASRFVMALFKAGTVQRDRLGNLVLVLGTGTPRRLLVAPLDEPGYVVSQIQDNGYLRVAPVGSGQVGPLFHQFLEGHDVSIITEQGARNAISCVPSSHYENLRAEPERNKPPFSWQAAFLDVGATSAAGVAQQGIRLLDPLTLEKKTAIIAQQWVAAPAMKAKAAAMALATVAQTLAAAPVKGTVVIAWTTLELLNGKGFEAVANQYGPFDEVYRFDRTLEAEPTGTAQFLASPALPWALPGQVLVQPARPARKPVLPNTKLAAARTYLLGLPARYANTPVEAVAVADVQQLTQAWLQAAGAATTLATLPMPAAKSNLIQPAQSPAAKLLAGLVGQYGVSTAETPVREFIARQLPTWAKPVVDPAGNLTLTFGQGKRHLVFVAHMDEVGFVVDSIRPDGRLVLGLKGGAYTWLWEAQPALLHIPGQADIAAVFEPRPGYQKATKSSPTGALTAFAGFTSAQQAQAAGIRPGTTSVTMPKQLRPLGPQRAAARGFDDRVGCAALLLSLQKLDPAKLPYRVTYVWSVGEEIGLIGSAFAAQHLQDASVVYPIDTFVSSDAPQESRAFGYCPLGQGAVIRVLESPNFARRDLVREVHALADRQKIPIQEGMTVGGTDGLEFLNYGIPSVPLSWPGRYSHSPVEVLDYRDMDSLVRLLRALVQAEPPVKPAAKTAKARP; encoded by the coding sequence ATGCGTTTTTTTACATTGCTGTTGCTGCTAAATAGTTGGGCTGGAATCGCTGCGGCTCAGTCGCCGGCGTTGCTGCAGGCGTATGCCCGCACGAGCGCGGTGTCGGGCCGGGAGGAAGAAGCCAGTCGCTTCGTAATGGCCTTATTCAAGGCCGGGACTGTGCAGCGCGACCGCCTCGGCAACCTGGTGCTGGTGCTGGGCACTGGTACTCCGCGCCGCCTGCTGGTGGCTCCGCTGGATGAGCCGGGGTACGTGGTGAGCCAGATTCAGGACAACGGCTACTTGCGGGTGGCGCCCGTGGGCAGTGGGCAGGTTGGGCCGCTGTTCCATCAGTTTCTGGAAGGCCACGATGTGAGCATTATCACCGAGCAGGGTGCCCGCAATGCGATTTCGTGCGTGCCATCGTCGCACTACGAAAACCTACGGGCAGAGCCAGAAAGAAACAAGCCGCCTTTTTCCTGGCAAGCAGCTTTTCTCGATGTTGGCGCAACCTCCGCCGCGGGAGTAGCCCAACAAGGCATCCGTTTGCTGGACCCGCTCACGCTTGAGAAAAAGACGGCAATTATCGCCCAGCAGTGGGTGGCGGCCCCGGCCATGAAAGCCAAAGCCGCGGCCATGGCGCTGGCCACCGTAGCCCAAACGCTGGCCGCCGCCCCAGTGAAAGGTACGGTGGTAATTGCCTGGACCACCCTGGAACTACTAAACGGCAAAGGGTTTGAAGCCGTGGCCAATCAATACGGTCCTTTTGACGAGGTATATCGTTTCGACCGTACCCTGGAAGCAGAGCCCACGGGCACTGCCCAATTTCTGGCCAGCCCGGCGCTGCCTTGGGCTCTGCCGGGACAGGTGCTCGTGCAGCCGGCTCGCCCCGCCCGCAAGCCCGTGCTGCCCAATACCAAGCTGGCTGCGGCCCGCACTTACCTACTGGGACTGCCGGCCCGGTACGCCAATACGCCCGTAGAAGCCGTGGCCGTAGCCGATGTGCAGCAGCTGACGCAAGCGTGGCTGCAAGCCGCCGGAGCCGCTACCACCCTGGCCACGCTGCCGATGCCTGCTGCTAAGTCTAATTTAATTCAACCGGCCCAATCGCCGGCTGCAAAGCTCCTGGCCGGCCTCGTGGGGCAGTACGGGGTGAGCACGGCCGAAACACCCGTGCGCGAATTCATTGCGCGGCAGCTGCCCACTTGGGCCAAGCCCGTGGTGGACCCGGCCGGCAACCTCACGCTGACCTTCGGGCAAGGCAAGCGCCACCTGGTTTTCGTGGCGCACATGGACGAAGTGGGCTTCGTGGTCGACTCCATCCGCCCGGATGGCCGGCTGGTGCTGGGCCTGAAAGGCGGGGCGTACACCTGGCTCTGGGAGGCGCAGCCCGCCTTGCTGCACATCCCCGGACAGGCCGACATCGCGGCGGTGTTTGAGCCGCGGCCGGGCTACCAGAAGGCTACCAAAAGCTCCCCCACCGGTGCGCTTACCGCGTTTGCGGGCTTCACATCAGCCCAGCAGGCCCAGGCCGCGGGCATTCGCCCGGGCACCACCTCCGTCACCATGCCCAAGCAGCTGCGCCCGCTGGGCCCGCAGCGGGCCGCCGCCCGCGGTTTCGACGACCGGGTGGGCTGCGCGGCCCTGCTACTCAGCCTGCAGAAGCTCGACCCCGCCAAGCTGCCTTACCGGGTGACCTACGTATGGTCGGTGGGCGAAGAAATTGGGCTGATTGGCTCCGCTTTTGCCGCGCAGCACCTGCAGGACGCCAGCGTGGTGTACCCGATTGATACGTTTGTGTCGTCGGATGCGCCCCAGGAGTCCCGCGCTTTTGGTTACTGCCCGCTGGGGCAGGGCGCGGTTATCCGGGTATTGGAAAGCCCCAACTTTGCCCGGCGCGACTTGGTGCGGGAAGTGCACGCCCTCGCGGACCGCCAAAAGATTCCCATTCAGGAAGGCATGACCGTGGGCGGAACCGATGGGCTGGAATTCCTGAACTACGGCATCCCATCGGTGCCGCTTTCCTGGCCGGGTCGCTACTCACACTCGCCGGTAGAAGTGCTCGACTACCGCGATATGGACAGCCTCGTGCGCCTCCTGCGGGCACTGGTGCAAGCGGAGCCCCCAGTAAAGCCCGCTGCCAAGACTGCCAAAGCCCGACCCTAG